One Dysosmobacter welbionis DNA segment encodes these proteins:
- a CDS encoding vWA domain-containing protein: MEDHVEKFRQADALAQNILRLTRNTLLVNLRFLDLALSQFQLTSYPGTLATDGQHLFYDTYYVLSMYKRERGRNVRDYLHIVLHCVFRHLFTSANIDRRCWDLACDIAVESAIEDLHLESAACNRAYAQEETLKELRSQVRLLTAEKLYRYFLDRQLSDDQMARLRDPFLADDHRAWYLPVKSGQGAGGGSQSNGRTPETGTPGKQKSGRGGQGSRARTPKSGTERRDRDLEQTWREISERLQVDLETISRRHGTDAGNLVQELKAVNRETYDYADFLRRYMSLGEVTQVNQDEFDYIYYTYGLSLYGNMPLVEPLEYKEVRRIKEFVIAIDTSGSVSGDLVQRFVTKTYNILRQQENFFTKINLHIIQCDAEVQEDRKITSQKDFDNYLDTMQLHGFGGTDFRPVFQYVDELVRAGEFTNLKGMIYFTDGRGIFPEKKPDYDAAFVFLDDGYDPPDVPVWAIKLVLQSEEI, encoded by the coding sequence ATGGAAGATCATGTGGAAAAATTCCGCCAGGCGGACGCCCTGGCTCAGAATATCCTGCGCCTGACCCGGAACACCCTGCTGGTGAACCTTCGGTTTCTGGATCTGGCCCTCAGCCAGTTCCAGCTGACCTCCTATCCAGGTACCCTGGCCACGGACGGCCAGCACCTGTTTTACGACACGTACTACGTCCTGTCCATGTACAAGCGGGAGCGGGGCCGGAATGTGCGGGACTACCTGCACATCGTGCTCCACTGTGTGTTCCGGCACCTGTTCACCAGCGCCAACATCGACCGTCGGTGCTGGGACCTGGCTTGCGACATCGCGGTGGAAAGCGCCATTGAGGACCTCCACCTGGAGAGCGCCGCCTGCAACCGGGCCTATGCCCAGGAGGAGACGCTGAAGGAGCTCCGCTCCCAGGTGCGGCTCCTGACGGCGGAGAAGCTCTACCGGTACTTTCTGGACCGGCAGCTCTCCGACGATCAGATGGCCCGGCTGCGGGACCCCTTCCTGGCGGACGACCACCGGGCCTGGTATCTGCCGGTGAAGAGCGGCCAGGGCGCCGGAGGAGGCAGCCAGTCCAACGGCCGGACACCGGAGACCGGCACCCCCGGCAAGCAGAAGTCCGGCCGGGGCGGCCAGGGCAGCCGGGCCCGGACGCCCAAGTCCGGCACGGAACGGCGGGACCGTGACCTGGAGCAGACCTGGCGGGAGATCAGCGAGCGACTCCAGGTGGACCTGGAGACCATATCCCGCCGCCACGGCACCGATGCCGGCAATCTGGTCCAGGAGCTGAAGGCGGTGAACCGGGAGACGTATGACTATGCGGACTTCCTCCGCCGCTATATGAGCCTGGGCGAGGTCACCCAGGTGAATCAGGACGAGTTCGACTATATCTACTACACCTACGGTCTGTCCCTGTACGGCAATATGCCCCTGGTGGAGCCGCTGGAGTACAAGGAGGTCCGGCGGATCAAGGAATTCGTCATCGCCATCGACACCTCCGGCTCCGTCAGCGGCGACCTGGTGCAGCGGTTCGTCACCAAGACCTACAACATCCTGCGCCAGCAGGAAAACTTCTTCACCAAGATCAATCTCCACATCATCCAGTGCGACGCGGAGGTGCAGGAGGACCGGAAGATCACCAGCCAGAAGGACTTCGACAACTATCTGGACACCATGCAGCTCCACGGCTTCGGCGGCACGGACTTCCGCCCGGTGTTTCAGTACGTGGACGAGCTGGTCCGGGCCGGAGAGTTCACCAACCTCAAGGGCATGATCTACTTCACCGACGGCCGCGGCATCTTTCCGGAGAAAAAGCCGGACTACGACGCGGCCTTCGTTTTTCTGGACGACGGGTACGACCCGCCGGACGTGCCGGTGTGGGCCATCAAGCTGGTATTACAGAGCGAGGAGATCTGA
- a CDS encoding ATP-binding protein, with amino-acid sequence MNIKEAKEQIKNAMTAYFTKDEFGSYAVPVEKQRPVFLMGPPGIGKTAIMEQIAQELDVCLVSYSMTHHTRQSALGLPFIEKKVFNRKEYQVSEYTMSEIIASVYETMEATGKKEGILFLDEINCVSETLAPSMLQFLQYKIFGRHRVPEGWIVVTAGNPPEYNRSVREFDIVTWDRLKRIDVEPDFDAWKEFAYQKHVHPAVMTYLEIRKGDFYKVESTVNGKRFVTARGWDDLSQMIHLYEQNHLPVDEKLIIQYLQNPKIAKEFAVYYDLFNKYRSDYQVDKILAGKATKAIRQRASAAKFDERLSLLGLLLDAATGELRSVVEREEMLRELLGILKDVKAALTAPEADLAALLEEQLRRQKTRIDTGRRSGSLSQEAERSHRRIIAALERQKALAGQTVDSQTGFAAVKADFDQMVQGLKAQAKTAGEMLNNLFAFCEEVFPEGQELLILVTELTINYYAATFISRYGCDAYFTHNQELLFYERQQEIISQLESLELN; translated from the coding sequence ATGAACATCAAAGAGGCCAAGGAACAGATCAAAAACGCCATGACGGCATACTTCACCAAGGATGAGTTCGGCAGCTACGCAGTGCCGGTGGAAAAGCAGCGGCCTGTGTTCCTCATGGGCCCTCCGGGCATCGGCAAGACCGCCATCATGGAGCAGATCGCCCAGGAGTTGGACGTGTGCCTGGTGTCCTACTCCATGACCCACCACACCCGGCAGAGCGCCCTGGGTCTGCCCTTCATTGAGAAGAAGGTCTTTAACCGCAAGGAGTACCAGGTCTCCGAGTACACCATGAGCGAGATCATCGCCTCCGTGTACGAGACTATGGAGGCCACCGGCAAAAAGGAGGGCATCCTCTTCCTGGACGAGATCAACTGCGTCAGCGAGACGCTGGCCCCTTCCATGCTGCAATTTCTGCAATATAAAATCTTCGGCCGCCATCGGGTGCCGGAGGGCTGGATCGTGGTCACTGCCGGCAACCCGCCGGAGTACAACCGCTCCGTCCGGGAGTTCGACATCGTTACCTGGGACCGGCTCAAGCGCATCGACGTGGAGCCGGACTTCGATGCCTGGAAGGAGTTTGCCTACCAGAAGCACGTCCATCCGGCGGTGATGACGTACCTGGAGATCCGGAAGGGTGACTTCTACAAGGTGGAGTCCACGGTGAACGGCAAGCGGTTCGTCACCGCCCGGGGCTGGGATGACCTGAGCCAGATGATTCACCTGTACGAGCAGAACCACCTGCCGGTGGATGAGAAGCTCATCATCCAATATCTCCAGAATCCCAAGATCGCCAAGGAGTTCGCGGTTTACTACGACCTGTTCAACAAGTACCGCAGCGACTACCAGGTGGACAAGATCCTCGCCGGCAAGGCCACCAAGGCCATCCGCCAGCGTGCCTCTGCCGCCAAGTTCGACGAGCGGCTGTCCCTGCTGGGTCTGCTGCTGGACGCCGCCACCGGCGAGCTGCGCTCCGTGGTGGAGCGGGAGGAGATGCTGCGGGAGCTGCTTGGCATCCTGAAGGACGTGAAAGCCGCCCTGACCGCGCCGGAGGCGGATCTCGCCGCTCTGCTGGAGGAACAGCTGCGCCGTCAGAAGACCCGCATCGACACCGGCAGGCGGTCTGGCAGTCTCTCCCAGGAGGCGGAGCGCTCTCACCGCCGGATCATCGCCGCTCTGGAGCGGCAGAAAGCCCTGGCTGGACAGACCGTGGACAGTCAGACGGGCTTTGCTGCAGTGAAGGCGGACTTCGACCAGATGGTCCAGGGCCTGAAAGCCCAGGCCAAGACCGCCGGGGAGATGCTGAACAACCTCTTCGCCTTCTGCGAGGAGGTGTTCCCGGAGGGGCAGGAGCTGCTGATCCTGGTGACGGAGCTGACCATCAACTACTACGCCGCCACCTTCATCAGCCGCTACGGCTGCGACGCGTATTTCACCCACAACCAGGAGCTGCTGTTCTACGAGCGCCAGCAGGAGATCATCTCCCAGCTGGAGTCCCTGGAGCTGAACTGA
- a CDS encoding response regulator transcription factor, protein MYRIFIVEDDAAIAGVIRRHLEGWGYTVRCAERFDDVLSEFAAFDPHLVLLDVSLPFFNGYHWCQEIRRVSKAPILFLTSASDNVNVVMAMQLGGDDLLAKPFDLQVLSAKVQALLRRAYDFGPSSHLLSCGAAVLNVSDGTLDAHGQRVELTRNECRILQLLLEHKGEIVSRDALMTRLWESDSFVDENTLTVNIARLRRKLEAAGLPDFIRTRKGAGYLVEG, encoded by the coding sequence ATGTACCGCATTTTCATCGTGGAGGACGACGCGGCCATCGCCGGGGTCATCCGCCGCCATCTGGAGGGCTGGGGCTACACCGTCCGCTGCGCGGAGCGGTTCGACGACGTCTTGTCGGAGTTCGCCGCCTTCGACCCCCATCTGGTGCTGCTGGACGTCTCCCTCCCCTTCTTCAACGGCTACCACTGGTGTCAGGAGATCCGCCGGGTCTCCAAGGCGCCCATCTTATTTCTCACCTCCGCCTCGGACAATGTGAACGTGGTGATGGCCATGCAGCTGGGCGGGGATGACCTGCTGGCAAAGCCCTTTGATTTACAGGTGCTCTCCGCCAAGGTCCAGGCCCTGCTGCGGCGGGCCTACGACTTCGGCCCGTCTTCCCACCTGCTCTCCTGCGGCGCCGCGGTGCTGAACGTGTCTGATGGGACGCTGGATGCCCACGGGCAGCGGGTGGAGCTGACGAGGAACGAGTGCCGGATTCTGCAGCTCCTGCTGGAGCACAAGGGGGAGATCGTCAGCCGGGACGCATTGATGACCCGGCTGTGGGAGTCCGACAGCTTTGTGGATGAGAACACCCTGACGGTGAACATCGCCCGGCTGCGGCGGAAGCTGGAGGCGGCGGGCCTCCCGGATTTCATCCGCACCCGGAAGGGCGCCGGATATCTGGTGGAGGGGTGA
- a CDS encoding ABC transporter ATP-binding protein, producing MPLLEVQHVQKIYTTRFGGTQVQALSNVSFSVEEGEYVAIMGESGSGKTTLLNILAALDRPTAGEVLLEGRPLSAIRERDLAAFRRSHLGFVFQDFNLLDTFSLQDNIYLPLVLAGTDYREMQQKLRPIADQLGISDILAKYPYEVSGGQKQRAAVARALITDPQLILADEPTGALDSRSSDALLELFGELNGTGQTILMVTHSVKAASHAGRVLFLRDGQVYHQLYRGGESQEAQFRRISDTLTVLAGGGEPHA from the coding sequence ATGCCATTGTTGGAAGTACAGCATGTACAGAAAATCTACACCACCCGCTTCGGCGGCACGCAGGTCCAGGCCCTGTCCAACGTCAGCTTCTCCGTGGAGGAGGGGGAGTACGTGGCCATCATGGGTGAGTCCGGCTCCGGCAAGACCACCCTGCTGAACATCCTGGCGGCCCTGGACCGCCCCACCGCCGGGGAGGTTTTACTGGAGGGCAGGCCCCTCTCTGCCATCCGGGAGCGGGATCTGGCGGCCTTCCGCCGGTCCCACCTGGGGTTCGTGTTCCAGGACTTCAACCTGTTGGACACCTTCTCCCTTCAGGACAACATCTATCTGCCCCTGGTGCTGGCGGGCACAGACTACCGGGAGATGCAGCAAAAGCTCCGCCCCATCGCAGATCAGCTGGGCATCTCGGACATCTTGGCGAAATACCCCTATGAGGTCTCCGGCGGCCAGAAGCAGCGGGCTGCTGTGGCCCGGGCCCTCATCACGGACCCCCAGTTGATTCTGGCAGACGAACCCACCGGCGCTCTGGACTCCCGGTCCTCCGACGCCCTGCTGGAGCTGTTCGGAGAACTGAACGGCACCGGGCAGACCATTTTGATGGTCACCCACTCGGTAAAGGCGGCCAGCCACGCTGGACGGGTGTTGTTCCTCCGGGACGGACAGGTGTACCACCAGCTCTACCGGGGCGGCGAGAGCCAGGAGGCCCAGTTCCGCCGGATCTCCGACACCCTGACGGTCCTGGCGGGAGGCGGTGAGCCCCATGCGTAA
- a CDS encoding ATP-binding cassette domain-containing protein, producing MAIEFQHISKRFADTRALEDVSLTFEEGKIYGLLGNNGAGKSTLLNILTGRLCPDSGTVAVDGAPADSDAALGKLFLVGEKNLYPDDMKVKRALDTAAVFYPDFDRSYAESLAKQFELPLNKKINGLSTGYGSIFRLILGLSVNTPYVLFDEPVLGLDAQHRDLFYKLLVQKYAEHPCTMVVSTHLIAEVADLIEHTVIIRKGRILQDAPTEELTAACWAVSGPAGVVDSWAAGRDVFTSSVLGGLKTVCIRGGGTEDLPAGLERRRVGLQEYFISLMEEEDQR from the coding sequence ATGGCCATTGAGTTTCAGCACATCTCCAAGCGGTTTGCGGACACCCGCGCCCTGGAGGATGTGTCTTTGACCTTTGAGGAGGGGAAGATCTACGGGCTGCTGGGCAACAACGGCGCTGGCAAGTCCACGCTGCTGAACATCCTCACCGGGCGGCTGTGCCCAGATAGCGGCACCGTCGCCGTGGACGGCGCACCCGCCGACAGCGACGCGGCGCTGGGCAAGCTGTTCCTGGTGGGGGAGAAGAACCTGTATCCCGACGACATGAAGGTGAAGCGGGCCCTGGACACGGCGGCCGTGTTTTACCCGGACTTCGACCGGAGCTATGCGGAGAGCCTGGCAAAGCAGTTCGAACTGCCGTTGAACAAGAAGATCAACGGCCTCTCCACCGGCTACGGGTCCATCTTCCGTCTGATTTTGGGTCTCAGCGTCAACACCCCCTATGTGCTGTTTGACGAGCCTGTTCTGGGTCTGGACGCCCAGCACCGGGACCTGTTCTACAAGCTGCTGGTGCAGAAATACGCGGAGCACCCCTGCACCATGGTGGTCTCCACCCACCTGATCGCGGAGGTGGCGGACCTCATCGAGCACACGGTCATCATCCGGAAGGGACGCATCCTGCAGGACGCGCCCACGGAAGAGCTGACCGCCGCCTGCTGGGCGGTGTCCGGCCCTGCCGGGGTGGTGGACAGCTGGGCCGCCGGGCGGGACGTGTTTACATCCTCTGTGCTGGGCGGACTCAAGACCGTCTGCATCCGGGGCGGGGGGACAGAGGACCTGCCCGCCGGGCTGGAGCGGCGGCGCGTGGGGCTCCAGGAGTATTTTATCAGCCTGATGGAAGAGGAGGATCAGAGATGA
- a CDS encoding ABC transporter permease, whose protein sequence is MYLGRLVVTLFSAVLLLYANSFVMKRRRRELGLYNILGLEKRHTARLMVWETLYCAAAAIVGGLAAGVLLSKLVLLLLLQLSHLPVEYGFEISLSGMADTAALFGFLFLLTLVWNLFGLLRSRPVELLHSASAGEREPRTRRLLVVLGAVTLGAGYATALTVEDPFTALAYFFLAVALVMVGTYCLFTAGSIALLKHLRNSPRYYYQPKHFTAVAGLLYRMKQNAVGLANICILSTMVLVTVSTTVSLYAGLEGALERMYPYDVDVVQSLDEVPPEQETTLNEDTLERVQAAAADAGRKVELLQWSTPGDTVGYYTGNTFTLVAQEGVSTEIRLLTADDYGRLTGHTVDLEPEEVLVQAENLDLPDTFYIEDLPFHIAGTIMDFPRYNSSILISGQTAQLFLVVADETVVSAISDRDASRVHREFRVQVDLDGTEEEKLAFVDPLLAADANDVYSVISHQDNAVDLYTMYGGFLFLGVFLGLLFLLSTVLIIYYKQISEGYEDQRRYQIMQQVGMSPREVRSSIRSQVLLVFFLPLVTAGIHVAAAFPMLCKLLELFNLFDVRLFALCAAGTLLVFCAIYALVYGLTTRTYSRIVGGQ, encoded by the coding sequence ATGTACCTGGGCCGGCTGGTGGTGACGCTGTTCTCCGCGGTTCTGCTGCTGTACGCCAACAGCTTTGTGATGAAGCGCCGCCGGCGGGAGCTGGGGCTGTACAACATCCTGGGTCTGGAGAAGCGCCACACCGCCCGCCTGATGGTGTGGGAGACGCTCTACTGCGCCGCCGCGGCCATTGTGGGCGGGCTCGCGGCAGGGGTGCTGTTGAGCAAGCTGGTGCTGCTGCTCCTATTGCAGCTGTCCCACCTGCCGGTGGAGTATGGCTTTGAGATCAGCCTCTCCGGCATGGCCGATACCGCCGCTCTCTTCGGCTTCCTCTTCCTGCTGACGCTGGTGTGGAACCTGTTCGGGCTGCTCCGGTCCCGTCCTGTGGAACTGCTCCACAGCGCCAGTGCCGGGGAGCGGGAGCCCCGGACCCGCCGCCTGCTGGTGGTGCTGGGGGCCGTCACTCTGGGGGCTGGCTATGCCACCGCTCTGACGGTAGAGGACCCCTTTACCGCCCTGGCCTATTTCTTCCTGGCGGTGGCGCTGGTGATGGTCGGCACCTACTGCCTGTTCACCGCCGGGTCCATCGCCCTGCTGAAGCACCTGCGGAACAGCCCCCGGTACTACTACCAGCCCAAGCACTTCACCGCCGTGGCGGGGCTGCTGTACCGGATGAAGCAGAACGCCGTGGGCCTGGCCAACATCTGCATCCTCTCCACCATGGTGCTGGTGACGGTATCCACCACCGTCAGCCTGTACGCCGGGCTGGAGGGAGCTTTGGAGCGGATGTATCCCTATGATGTGGACGTGGTCCAGTCCCTGGACGAAGTGCCGCCGGAACAGGAGACAACACTGAACGAGGACACCCTGGAACGGGTCCAGGCCGCAGCAGCAGACGCGGGCCGGAAGGTGGAACTGCTCCAGTGGTCCACTCCGGGGGACACCGTCGGCTATTACACAGGAAACACCTTCACCCTTGTGGCGCAGGAGGGCGTCAGCACCGAAATCCGGTTGCTCACCGCCGATGACTACGGCCGCCTCACCGGCCATACCGTGGACCTGGAGCCGGAAGAGGTGCTGGTCCAGGCAGAGAATCTGGACCTGCCGGATACCTTCTATATCGAAGACCTCCCTTTTCACATCGCTGGGACCATCATGGACTTTCCCCGATACAACAGCTCCATCCTGATCTCCGGCCAGACGGCGCAGCTTTTCCTGGTGGTGGCGGATGAGACCGTAGTCTCCGCCATCAGCGACCGGGATGCCAGCAGAGTCCACCGGGAATTTCGTGTCCAGGTGGACCTGGACGGCACGGAAGAGGAAAAGCTGGCCTTTGTGGACCCCCTGCTGGCGGCGGACGCCAATGACGTGTACTCCGTCATCAGCCATCAGGACAACGCTGTGGACCTGTACACCATGTACGGCGGCTTCCTGTTCCTGGGCGTGTTTCTGGGGCTGCTGTTCCTGCTGTCCACGGTGCTCATCATCTACTACAAGCAGATTTCCGAGGGATATGAGGACCAGCGCCGCTATCAGATCATGCAGCAGGTGGGCATGAGTCCCCGGGAGGTCCGCTCCTCCATCCGCAGTCAGGTGCTGCTGGTGTTCTTCCTGCCCCTGGTGACGGCGGGCATCCATGTGGCGGCAGCCTTCCCCATGCTGTGCAAACTGCTGGAGCTGTTCAACCTCTTTGACGTCCGTCTGTTCGCCCTCTGCGCCGCCGGGACGCTGCTGGTGTTCTGCGCCATCTACGCCTTGGTCTACGGCCTTACCACCCGCACGTACAGCCGCATCGTGGGCGGACAATAG
- a CDS encoding GntR family transcriptional regulator has translation MTLTEDRPIFQQIAEQLEEAILSGAYPEESQVPSITEYSVQYRINPATALKGINLLVDAGLLYKKRGVGMFVASGAREKLRQSRRERFYQDYVQRMVREARNLGLTDQELLELLERGMKEDGH, from the coding sequence TTGACGTTGACGGAAGACCGGCCCATCTTCCAGCAGATCGCGGAGCAGCTGGAGGAGGCGATCCTCTCCGGGGCCTACCCAGAGGAGAGCCAGGTGCCGTCCATCACGGAGTATTCGGTGCAGTACCGGATCAATCCCGCCACCGCCCTGAAGGGGATCAACCTGCTGGTGGACGCGGGGCTGCTGTACAAGAAACGGGGCGTGGGGATGTTTGTGGCCTCCGGCGCCCGGGAGAAGCTCCGCCAGAGCCGGCGGGAGCGGTTTTATCAGGACTACGTCCAGCGGATGGTGCGGGAGGCCCGGAATCTGGGCCTGACGGATCAGGAGTTGCTGGAACTTCTGGAAAGGGGAATGAAAGAAGATGGCCATTGA
- a CDS encoding sensor histidine kinase: protein MLTAYLKRQWKLLLLLAGAVAVFAAVFALYSLPVEAVAYAGLLCLMLGLVLFALGYSAFLRRHRELEGLLRKVHESVLPLPPPRGVLEADYQALLRAVCADRVRLAAENRDRLEDMTDYYTLWAHQIKTPIAAARLLLQEDPGAVGTEVEVELLKIEQYVDMVLGYLRLDSESTDYVLRDTDLDGLLRQAVRKFARMFILKKITLDFRETGRTVLTDGKWLSFVVEQVLSNALKYTPAGGRIRIYGDGETLVIADSGIGIRPEDLPRVFEKGFTGYNGREDKKSTGIGLYLCRRVMDRLNHGISIVSRPGQGTLVRLDLSRGRRVVE, encoded by the coding sequence ATGCTGACAGCCTATCTCAAGCGCCAGTGGAAGCTGCTGTTGCTGCTGGCCGGGGCGGTGGCGGTGTTCGCCGCCGTGTTCGCCCTGTACAGCCTGCCGGTGGAGGCGGTTGCCTATGCAGGCCTTCTCTGCCTAATGCTGGGGCTGGTCCTGTTTGCCCTGGGGTACTCCGCCTTTCTCCGGCGGCACCGGGAGCTGGAAGGGCTTTTACGAAAGGTCCATGAGTCGGTGCTGCCCCTGCCGCCGCCCCGGGGCGTACTGGAGGCGGACTATCAGGCCCTGCTGAGGGCGGTCTGCGCCGACCGGGTGCGTCTGGCGGCGGAGAACCGGGACCGGCTGGAGGACATGACGGATTACTACACCCTCTGGGCCCACCAGATTAAAACCCCCATCGCCGCGGCCCGGCTGCTCTTGCAGGAGGATCCCGGCGCTGTGGGCACGGAGGTGGAAGTGGAGCTCCTGAAGATCGAGCAGTATGTGGACATGGTGCTGGGCTACCTGCGGCTGGACAGCGAGAGCACGGACTATGTCCTCCGGGACACGGACCTGGACGGCCTGCTGCGGCAGGCGGTGCGGAAGTTCGCCCGGATGTTCATTCTGAAAAAGATCACCCTGGACTTTCGGGAGACCGGGCGGACGGTGCTGACGGACGGGAAGTGGCTCTCCTTCGTGGTGGAGCAGGTACTGTCCAACGCCCTGAAATACACCCCCGCCGGGGGCCGCATCCGGATCTACGGGGACGGAGAGACGCTGGTCATCGCCGACAGCGGCATCGGTATCCGGCCGGAGGACCTGCCCCGGGTGTTCGAGAAGGGCTTCACCGGCTACAACGGCCGGGAGGACAAGAAATCCACCGGCATCGGGCTGTACCTGTGCCGCCGGGTGATGGACCGGCTGAACCACGGGATCTCTATCGTCTCCCGCCCCGGGCAGGGGACGCTGGTGCGGCTGGACCTCTCCCGGGGCCGACGGGTGGTGGAGTGA